The following proteins are co-located in the Micromonospora coriariae genome:
- a CDS encoding ABC transporter permease codes for MAVTDAGEARGYRPSATMPFGAEFRRQASRRRTQLALGFMVLLPLIILVAFQFNSGGDDDNGNNEFASLVDLATSGGLNFTLFSIFVSASFLLVVVVALFCGDTVASEASWGSLRYLLAIPVPRARLLAVKLVVALAYSGLALLLLAGTALAAGTLRYGWSPLRSTVAAELEPTEGLLRLLAVLGYLAVVLLAVAGLAFLLSVTTDAALGAVGGAVLLWILSSILDQITALGALRDFLPTHFSTAWLGLLSTPVQTDDVVRGCISAISYATLFWGLAFWRFTRKDITS; via the coding sequence ATGGCTGTTACTGACGCGGGTGAGGCCCGCGGTTATCGGCCGTCGGCCACCATGCCGTTCGGCGCGGAGTTCCGCCGGCAGGCGTCGCGGCGGAGGACCCAGCTGGCGCTCGGGTTCATGGTGCTGCTGCCGCTGATCATCCTGGTCGCCTTCCAGTTCAACTCGGGCGGCGACGACGACAACGGCAACAACGAGTTCGCCAGCCTGGTCGACCTGGCCACGTCCGGCGGGCTCAACTTCACCCTGTTCTCGATCTTCGTGTCGGCGTCGTTCCTGCTCGTGGTCGTCGTCGCGCTGTTCTGCGGCGACACGGTGGCCAGCGAGGCGAGCTGGGGCAGTCTGCGCTACCTGCTGGCGATCCCGGTGCCCCGGGCCCGGCTGCTCGCCGTGAAGCTGGTGGTCGCGCTCGCGTACTCCGGGCTGGCCCTGCTGTTGCTGGCCGGCACCGCACTGGCCGCGGGCACCCTGCGATACGGCTGGTCGCCGCTGCGCAGCACGGTCGCCGCCGAGCTGGAGCCGACCGAGGGGCTGCTCCGCCTGCTGGCCGTGCTCGGCTACCTGGCGGTCGTGCTGCTGGCGGTGGCCGGCCTGGCGTTCCTGCTGTCGGTGACCACGGACGCCGCGCTGGGCGCGGTGGGCGGCGCGGTGCTGCTCTGGATCCTGTCCAGCATCCTGGACCAGATCACCGCCCTCGGCGCGCTGCGTGACTTCCTGCCCACCCACTTCAGCACCGCCTGGCTGGGGCTGCTCTCCACCCCGGTGCAGACCGACGACGTGGTGCGCGGCTGCATCTCGGCGATCAGCTACGCGACGCTGTTCTGGGGACTGGCGTTCTGGCGCTTCACCCGCAAGGACATCACCTCATAG
- a CDS encoding DUF4232 domain-containing protein — MASRGTAARRTIPSAAALTVLLVGACAPADHRGQAGDGPNARPGLTTAASPTPSAYVSPPFWCPESGVRIRSTGSDAAMGLRALGLELVNCGDRPYRVKGYPAPRVLDEDRKLIILRVLPGAKGITPGFDQPPREVTLQAGERATAVVLWRNLVTDSTVVATNGEYLRVAPAAGQPAEDVDPDGPIDVGNTGRIGVSAWKKADPYTPVPTRPAPPPPPPPTPDSRL; from the coding sequence ATGGCTTCCCGCGGCACGGCAGCACGGCGCACCATCCCCAGCGCGGCGGCGTTGACCGTTCTCCTGGTCGGCGCATGCGCTCCCGCCGACCATCGGGGCCAGGCCGGGGACGGCCCGAACGCGCGGCCCGGGCTCACCACCGCGGCGAGTCCGACACCGTCGGCGTACGTCAGCCCGCCGTTCTGGTGCCCCGAATCGGGCGTCCGGATCCGGTCGACCGGATCGGACGCCGCCATGGGGCTGCGCGCCCTCGGCCTGGAGCTGGTCAACTGCGGTGACCGCCCCTACCGGGTCAAGGGATACCCGGCGCCGCGGGTGCTGGACGAGGACCGCAAGCTGATCATCCTGCGCGTGCTGCCCGGGGCGAAGGGGATCACGCCGGGCTTCGACCAGCCGCCCCGGGAGGTCACCCTGCAAGCCGGGGAACGGGCCACCGCCGTGGTGCTCTGGCGCAACCTGGTCACCGATTCGACGGTGGTGGCCACCAACGGGGAATACCTGCGGGTCGCCCCCGCCGCCGGGCAGCCCGCCGAGGACGTCGACCCGGACGGCCCGATCGACGTGGGCAACACCGGCCGGATCGGCGTCAGCGCCTGGAAGAAGGCCGACCCGTACACGCCGGTACCGACCCGGCCGGCCCCGCCGCCGCCGCCGCCGCCAACACCGGACAGCCGGCTATGA
- a CDS encoding ArsR/SmtB family transcription factor, whose translation MELHEPDLAAVPVTAVLAALADDVRLQIVRALAEGGEYACNTFEIGVSKATRSHHLKVLREAGLTRTRAAGTSRYVRLRREELDRLYPGLLDAVLAPRPPA comes from the coding sequence ATGGAGCTGCACGAACCCGACCTGGCCGCCGTGCCGGTCACCGCCGTGCTGGCCGCGCTCGCCGACGACGTACGACTACAGATCGTGCGGGCGCTCGCCGAGGGCGGCGAGTACGCCTGCAACACCTTCGAGATCGGCGTCTCCAAGGCGACCCGCAGTCACCACCTGAAGGTGCTGCGCGAGGCCGGCCTGACCCGCACCCGGGCCGCCGGCACCAGCCGCTACGTCCGCCTCCGCCGCGAGGAGTTGGACCGCCTCTACCCCGGCCTGCTGGACGCGGTCCTCGCCCCCCGCCCACCGGCCTGA
- a CDS encoding DMT family transporter: MRSRAAAYPLLAVLSWGAMFPILASALTWVDPLNLTTARYLLAAVILVGVLLLREGAGALRLGGRAVEVAVLGVVGFAGFNVLTNLALGHAAPQLVALFVATTPVITQLVRWVRDGVRPKPLLLALSLVALLGVGLVITRGSLAGLGQFGLGGLMMVGAVLGWAIYTHGASRFDGWSPLRYTTLTALTGTAAMLAASVFADGVGWQHAPAPADLVAVAPQLAYAVILGAVVAVLAWNTGVQRLGTANAALFMNLVPVTTFAVQIARGYRPVGIELAGVALTIAALVAANVATRARTAPAYQATAVADRVAVVDPVAVVNR; the protein is encoded by the coding sequence ATGCGATCCCGCGCCGCCGCCTACCCGCTGCTCGCCGTGCTCAGTTGGGGAGCGATGTTTCCGATCCTGGCCAGCGCGCTGACCTGGGTCGACCCGCTCAACCTGACCACCGCCCGCTACCTGCTGGCCGCAGTCATCCTGGTCGGCGTCCTGCTGCTCCGCGAGGGCGCCGGCGCGCTGCGGCTCGGCGGGCGGGCGGTCGAGGTGGCGGTGCTCGGCGTGGTCGGCTTCGCCGGCTTCAACGTGCTCACCAACCTGGCGCTCGGGCACGCCGCACCGCAGCTGGTCGCCCTCTTCGTGGCGACCACCCCGGTCATCACCCAGTTGGTCCGCTGGGTCCGCGACGGCGTACGCCCGAAGCCGCTCCTGCTGGCCCTCTCCCTGGTGGCGCTTCTCGGCGTCGGCCTGGTGATCACGCGCGGGAGCCTGGCCGGGCTCGGTCAGTTCGGCCTCGGCGGTCTGATGATGGTCGGCGCGGTGCTCGGCTGGGCGATCTACACCCACGGCGCCAGCCGGTTCGACGGCTGGTCGCCGCTGCGTTACACCACCCTCACCGCGCTCACCGGCACGGCCGCCATGCTCGCCGCGAGCGTGTTCGCCGACGGCGTCGGCTGGCAGCACGCGCCGGCCCCCGCCGACCTGGTGGCGGTCGCGCCGCAGTTGGCGTACGCCGTGATCCTGGGCGCCGTGGTCGCGGTGCTGGCCTGGAACACCGGCGTGCAGCGGCTCGGTACCGCCAACGCCGCGCTGTTCATGAACCTGGTCCCGGTGACCACCTTCGCGGTGCAGATCGCCCGTGGCTACCGGCCGGTCGGGATTGAGCTGGCCGGGGTGGCGCTCACCATCGCCGCCCTGGTCGCCGCCAACGTGGCGACCCGCGCCCGCACCGCCCCCGCATACCAGGCGACCGCCGTCGCCGACCGGGTGGCGGTCGTCGACCCGGTCGCGGTGGTGAACCGCTAG